The sequence TACAGTAACTAGCAGTTGAATATTTCAGCCAATACAACCTCAATGACtttcaataaaattcattcatttGATGATTTAAACAAAGTATCTGTTGCAAGAATGCTGCTGCTAGCTATAGGCATTGTATTTCTAAACCTGCTAGCATACTACCGCTATGCCAAATACAGCGTCATAATTAAAttatcttagttattgacaattTGCTCAAGATTTTAGCtcattttttttgtcaatcTAATTGAAATTCTAGATCTTCTATGTCTCCATAGACCGTCTGCTCGAGCGACATAGaagatctaattttaattagattgtgcTTTTGGTTGGGCCCATTTGGGAATCTAACAATGAATGCAAAAAACACATTAAATTCtatcttacaaacagtaacttttattatatattaaaacaaattgtattatGCTTTTACAATTATTGTTTCATGCAATTAAAACATTATCCTAGACTTCCATTTAGCATCATCTTTGCCAAATATTATCAACACTATTTTCAATATCTTGTAAATGTTTCCCTAAAACTGCTTCATCTCCATTGTTTATTATTACAAAATCAAAGTCAATGTCATCAAGCACGCTTCATCTCCATTGTTTATTATTACAAAATCAAAGTCAATGTCATCAAGGTCACACTCGGATTCAGCATCATCGATCCCtacaaagagaaaaaaaccacaaaaataaaaatagaatttcTGACATGCATTTATATGTAGTTTGGTAATCTAACTAATAATCTTAGTTGGAATCAACAGAAGCATACAATATGTTAAATTATTACTGCAAATACATTGATTGTACTTATTTAAACATTGCTAGCCAATGGTATGCAGttctataagactctttcatatatggatatgaaggatagggatattctacccgaggctcacaaaatgtagtaaaacctgaggcttgccgagggttttgcaacattttgtgatcccaagggtatttttctttcatacctcgacgttttctTGCAAATTTACATCTATAATATCCCaccattttaaaataaacctTTAAATAGAAATCCACAGCTGAAAGTcaatatttcatacattttcaacaaaaattctgttgtttgcatcttttgtAGTAAAAAGTTATACCTTGGGTAAATACAAAGCCTCTACTCTCTCTAACACTTTCTGAAGCTGTCACACGTATTGTCTTTGTTATGTTTGgaaagtttgttttaaaatactCCGCATCAGTTTTCCTCCTTGCATCACTGATGATCCACACAGGTTTTTTGGAATCTTCGCCTGATGTTGCTACTCGGCAAAAAAATCCTGGGTCCTGCCTCCTTTTCTCTTCGCCCCAGCAAATCATGTCTGAACGAAACTGTTCTTTGTAGTTTGTGGAGTCTAATAAACGCTCAAAATCCAAATTATTTTCCTGAAATTATGAAGAGGAAACAAGAGAGTTTCATTCACTGGTCCTTAGtctatataaacattttttaacatttgaaaataatcTTATATAATACCAGTAATGTAAATGATTAACTTTGCAAAGTGAAGGGATCTGACCATCTGACCAACTAAATAGTTCAATGAATGTTCCCTCAATAactctttttcttttgtttcatgtaatataaataatttcaagTATTTTGATCTACTTACGAGTGCATACTGCTTCTTCAGGGGCCCTGACAGCCTTAAAATCACACAGTCATCAGTTCCGAGTCTGTAAATAGTTGAATTGAAATTACTTTTTTATCTTCTGTAAACAGTTGaattgaaattaccattttatCTGTGTAATTGAGTGAAACATTAGGTgcattatataaatgtacatgtaactgcaGTGGAgaatttcattaattaattatgaCGTATTGTACA is a genomic window of Argopecten irradians isolate NY chromosome 10, Ai_NY, whole genome shotgun sequence containing:
- the LOC138332747 gene encoding phosphomevalonate kinase-like isoform X1; this translates as MDTFPKVVLLFSGKRKSGKDFVTERLIQRLGTDDCVILRLSGPLKKQYALENNLDFERLLDSTNYKEQFRSDMICWGEEKRRQDPGFFCRVATSGEDSKKPVWIISDARRKTDAEYFKTNFPNITKTIRVTASESVRESRGFVFTQGIDDAESECDLDDIDFDFVIINNGDEAVLGKHLQDIENSVDNIWQR
- the LOC138332747 gene encoding phosphomevalonate kinase-like isoform X2, with translation MDTFPKVVLLFSGKRKSGKDFVTERLIQRLGTDDCVILRLSGPLKKQYALENNLDFERLLDSTNYKEQFRSDMICWGEEKRRQDPGFFCRVATSGEDSKKPVWIISDARRKTDAEYFKTNFPNITKTIRVTASESVRESRGFVFTQGIDDAESECDLDDIDFDFVIINNGDEAVLGKHLQDIENSVDNIWQR